The Malus domestica chromosome 13, GDT2T_hap1 genome includes a window with the following:
- the LOC103444412 gene encoding L10-interacting MYB domain-containing protein-like, translated as MANKVASSSNPTATWNAHNISIFCDVCIKEVEAGHRPGTHFDKNGYANIRANFKAETGHDYERKQLKNKWDALKNEWKLWKELVGKETGLGWNSSKGTVDASEEWWNNKIKINKEYARLRKKGISPEMEDKLDRMFSNTVATGEHAWAPSSGILPPETREESIGQIDLDDSEESETMQDLRQATRKGKKRAANQGELQKKKVDKKGKKIGGAAKLCGQIDRLVEVYETRSSANSLMSKLHIGNSISEVLATVAQLPGCEPPSELWLFATCLFCSAEKREVFGTMKDTEVQLTWLKYMFNKEK; from the exons ATGGCAAACAAGGTGgcatcttcgtcaaatcctaCAGCTACATGGAATGCTCACAATATATCTATATTTTGTGATGTATGCATCAAGGAGGTTGAGGCTGGACATCGTCCGGGCACTCACTTTGACAAAAATGGATATGCAAATATTAGAGCTAACTTCAAGGCAGAGACAGGGCATGATTATGAAAGAAAGCAACTGAAAAATAAGTGGGATGCACTTAAAAATGAGTGGAAGTTGTGGAAAGAGCTAGTTGGTAAAGAAACTGGCCTAGGGTGGAATTCGAGCAAGGGTACCGTTGATGCCTCTGAGGAGTGGTGGAATAATAAAATTAAG ATAAACAAAGAATATGCAAGGTTGCGAAAAAAGGGAATTAGTCCTGAGATGGAGGACAAGTTAGATAGGATGTTCTCGAACACAGTTGCTACTGGTGAACATGCCTGGGCACCTTCATCTGGGATACTACCACCAGAGACAAGAGAGGAATCTATAGGACAAATTGATTTAGATGATTCGGAAGAAAGTGAGACTATGCAGGATCTAAGGCAAGCTACTAGGAAGGGGAAAAAAAGAGCGGCTAACCAAGGAGAATTGCAAAAGAAGAAGGTTGataagaaagggaaaaaaattggagGTGCTGCAAAACTTTGTGGTCAAATTGACCGTCTTGTTGAAGTTTATGAAACTAGGAGTTCTGCAAACTCATTGATGTCCAAACTGCATATAGGCAATAGTATTTCGGAAGTGTTAGCAACTGTTGCACAATTGCCTGGTTGTGAGCCACCTAGCGAGTTATGGCTGTTTGCTACATGTTTATTTTGTAGTGCAGAGAAGCGAGAGGTGTTTGGCACGATGAAAGATACTGAAGTCCAACTAACTTGGTTGAAATATatgttcaacaaagaaaaataa